A stretch of Bifidobacterium sp. ESL0704 DNA encodes these proteins:
- the murJ gene encoding murein biosynthesis integral membrane protein MurJ, whose amino-acid sequence MSSSVGHNSMVMAVGTAASRVTGQVRTILLAAALGTTGLAANAYQAGSTIPQVIFTLVSGGIFNAVLVPQIVRTLKAKDAEDRLNKLITFAIVLLAGVTALVAALTPLLVRLYVHAGPDMLALSTAFTFWCVPQIFFYGLYTVIGQILAAKDHFGAYSWSSVGANVISCIGFTVFILMFGRSSHQPLGYWTTGKIALTAGTWTLGVAFQALILFIPLFRIGIHYRPSWGIHGIGLRSMGPVAAWSLGIVVAGQISNIVNNRVLTSIPGKAAAAQHLSQFDVAGNASYQNAYTIYILPYSLIAVSVATAVFPKIAQAIADHNIDAARGDLSESLRNVWLMMCFFTVAFVVMPTPIALALLPSVSVKEAVLMATPMSLLSLSLPISSAYLLIQRTFYGFEDGYHPFLFVVIQNIIQIGILLVGCLFISPSNWASLLAFSSAAGYILSFPTLLIMIRKRFNGDIDGKRITATYAKGIIATLVAIAGGLLLRYPTYALFHADIEPGSGVRGGHMNWLQAVGVCCVLTIVIILLYIATLWVLRTHELMPIARTLAAKFGIRLPGGASTGNLGDHGASGTGDDVGQEIEDAGIPDNFGVPDEPDVPDTSQTDESDTSQTDGFDMPKETSVPEQHATIRSATVEGMPFTNADPADTETRSARHLGEKFPFGVSHPRHYDPIGFDSLDSGPSDDHAWQSNQPIDTAADSACESKPTLRDTEQSLTAPESQEPGQSENLKLSDDSALASMAEHPHSKGTDKTGLPSLPIEPINSGDQSDDELLASSIKPLFDADGIPSHDSDDKSNAESGHERSASAVDFAWLTAASLGLPPVAGDSAMAMKKQISKAVRHRAR is encoded by the coding sequence ATGAGTTCTTCTGTAGGTCATAATTCCATGGTTATGGCCGTGGGCACGGCAGCGAGCCGTGTCACCGGCCAAGTACGCACCATCCTTCTGGCGGCGGCTTTGGGCACCACCGGTCTTGCGGCGAACGCCTATCAGGCCGGCTCCACGATTCCGCAAGTCATCTTCACGCTGGTTTCCGGCGGCATCTTCAACGCGGTGCTCGTTCCGCAAATCGTGCGCACGCTCAAGGCCAAGGACGCCGAAGACCGGCTCAACAAGCTCATCACCTTCGCCATCGTCCTCTTAGCCGGGGTCACTGCGCTGGTGGCCGCGCTCACCCCGCTGCTGGTGCGCCTTTACGTCCACGCCGGGCCGGATATGCTCGCACTTTCCACCGCGTTCACCTTCTGGTGCGTCCCGCAGATCTTCTTCTACGGGCTCTATACGGTCATCGGCCAAATCCTCGCGGCGAAAGACCATTTCGGCGCCTACTCCTGGAGTTCGGTGGGCGCGAACGTCATCAGCTGCATCGGTTTCACCGTGTTCATCCTGATGTTCGGCCGTTCCAGCCACCAGCCGCTCGGTTACTGGACCACCGGCAAAATAGCGCTTACGGCCGGCACGTGGACGCTCGGCGTGGCCTTCCAAGCGCTGATCCTCTTCATTCCGCTTTTCCGTATCGGCATCCATTACCGCCCGAGCTGGGGCATCCACGGCATCGGCCTGCGCTCGATGGGCCCTGTGGCGGCTTGGAGTCTCGGCATCGTCGTGGCCGGGCAGATCTCGAACATCGTCAATAACCGCGTGCTGACCAGCATCCCCGGAAAGGCCGCCGCGGCCCAGCACTTAAGTCAGTTCGACGTCGCCGGCAACGCCTCGTACCAGAACGCCTACACCATTTACATCCTGCCGTATTCACTGATCGCCGTCTCCGTGGCGACGGCCGTCTTCCCGAAAATCGCCCAGGCCATCGCCGACCACAACATCGACGCCGCGCGCGGCGACCTAAGCGAATCCCTGCGCAACGTATGGCTCATGATGTGCTTCTTCACCGTCGCCTTCGTGGTGATGCCCACGCCGATCGCGCTGGCCCTACTGCCCAGCGTCAGCGTCAAGGAAGCCGTGCTGATGGCCACGCCGATGAGCCTGCTTTCGCTGAGCCTACCGATTTCCTCGGCCTACCTGCTTATCCAGCGCACCTTCTACGGCTTTGAGGACGGCTACCATCCCTTCCTGTTCGTCGTCATCCAGAACATCATACAAATCGGCATCCTGCTGGTCGGTTGCCTGTTCATCTCGCCTTCGAATTGGGCTTCGCTGCTCGCGTTCTCGAGCGCGGCCGGCTACATCCTCTCGTTCCCGACACTGCTGATCATGATCCGCAAACGTTTCAACGGCGATATCGACGGCAAACGCATCACCGCGACCTATGCCAAAGGCATCATCGCCACGCTGGTCGCCATCGCGGGTGGCCTGCTGCTGCGCTATCCGACCTACGCGCTCTTCCACGCCGACATCGAACCGGGCTCGGGCGTACGCGGCGGGCACATGAACTGGCTGCAGGCAGTGGGCGTCTGCTGCGTGCTGACCATCGTCATCATCCTGCTGTATATCGCTACGTTGTGGGTACTTCGTACACACGAATTGATGCCGATCGCACGAACGCTCGCCGCCAAATTCGGTATCAGACTCCCCGGCGGCGCTAGCACCGGAAATCTCGGAGACCACGGCGCTTCCGGAACCGGCGATGACGTCGGCCAGGAAATCGAGGATGCGGGCATTCCCGACAATTTCGGCGTTCCCGACGAACCGGACGTGCCGGACACGTCGCAGACCGACGAATCGGACACGTCCCAAACAGACGGCTTCGATATGCCGAAAGAAACGTCGGTTCCCGAGCAGCACGCCACCATCAGGAGCGCTACAGTGGAAGGTATGCCTTTCACGAACGCCGATCCCGCCGATACGGAAACGAGGTCTGCCCGGCATCTGGGAGAAAAATTTCCCTTCGGAGTAAGCCATCCGAGGCACTATGATCCGATTGGCTTCGATTCGTTGGACAGCGGCCCATCGGATGATCATGCATGGCAGAGCAATCAGCCGATCGACACGGCGGCCGACAGCGCCTGCGAGTCCAAGCCGACGTTACGAGACACCGAGCAGTCACTCACCGCCCCGGAATCCCAAGAACCCGGACAATCAGAGAATCTCAAGCTATCGGATGATTCGGCGCTCGCCTCCATGGCCGAACACCCGCACTCAAAAGGCACCGATAAGACGGGCCTTCCGTCGCTTCCTATCGAACCCATCAATTCCGGCGACCAGTCCGATGACGAACTCCTGGCTTCATCGATCAAGCCGCTTTTCGACGCAGACGGCATCCCGTCGCACGACTCTGATGACAAGTCCAACGCCGAATCCGGCCACGAACGCTCGGCTTCGGCCGTTGATTTCGCTTGGCTTACCGCGGCATCTCTGGGCTTGCCACCGGTTGCCGGCGACAGCGCAATGGCGATGAAAAAGCAAATCTCCAAAGCCGTCCGCCATCGCGCACGCTGA
- a CDS encoding DUF6049 family protein, translated as MNHSNPCVTRIFAGNKRSSVSSRIAAIVASVIALLCASALIFSPNTAFAAEQAETTPPTGSTSDPGGSDTSQTPASPSSPSDDTNTEPANPTTPNEPAPSQQTGPSNGQTRNPQTTTTPRSSHNSSSSSRRTARNGTGSSARNDSASNVHDTDGAQKEATVTIAASTPVVTSTSGYHLSVAITNLSGAALPAGTLSVAVNDYYTFASRSDLQQWAQGNSRIQVPNQIGQVNVPTIAKGEKTSVTIDANPDQPSLKNMLSWGPKPLRIDYSFARDSTDSGKTSAKSNRTYLNTTHTFLTRSSDGLKTANTPPMDITIAMPLTSDEWQVDGQKLTQFMTAGEGDTAKIVNAHKLSQPVEQLISKHPGLQVITDPTLAQSLPVPPKSSGIMQSGDFDITAYSAINDGTSYEKAGIAAKDWNSETALKQYRDAVGDAKANMPAYAWPGRGHWTINALETARAQGYSTVIEPDATGMDDGNTNSTIRTGKYTVHTSAGDVTVLTAQNELSRLAQGKPTDKTVDGESSPAGRLARFMAQSAFYQMESPYATRNLLICFNTATANSESNAQDADTLMQTVEQAPWLKLNNIGDLNQAKAYLSGDKAATAIPDSSNIHASALHKIRQELTALEAGKNDIDRFNSSILDKSSADSSGSGNSRTTGNSGTSGGANDSGTPKTQSGQSNSSDSKSDTQSGSGSASGAKPGSAPATGAKPGSKADGISAQSSDSENTTPSSPSNSNGNNLLSGKTDNVNGGKTDTGDAQSLARQDADATAKRSKNGCDWIAAISSTQSTIALHALSRSDTVAKHMVASAQNLASQLMNGIKITPSESITVLSESAKMPVTVSNNHPYPVTVKISSLSDSMEIVTTRFATLSIPARSEAQTTFNVRVSTSGTATARLTLTDRRGDEFSTPQSTRITSTLRLSDMSGMIFIAIALVLGVLGLWRQFNRKKDPDE; from the coding sequence TTGAACCACTCGAACCCCTGCGTCACCCGCATCTTTGCCGGCAACAAACGATCGTCCGTCTCCTCTCGGATTGCGGCGATTGTTGCATCCGTCATAGCTCTGCTGTGCGCATCGGCACTTATATTCTCTCCGAATACGGCATTCGCCGCAGAACAGGCAGAAACCACTCCTCCCACCGGCAGCACCTCGGACCCGGGCGGATCCGACACTTCGCAAACCCCCGCCTCCCCGTCTTCGCCAAGCGATGATACCAATACGGAACCGGCGAACCCTACGACGCCAAACGAACCCGCGCCATCGCAACAAACCGGGCCTTCCAACGGACAGACACGGAACCCGCAAACGACCACAACTCCACGCTCTTCACACAACTCCTCGTCTTCCTCAAGACGAACGGCACGAAACGGCACCGGCAGCAGCGCCCGAAATGACTCGGCCTCCAACGTGCACGACACCGACGGCGCACAAAAGGAAGCCACGGTGACCATCGCCGCCTCGACTCCTGTGGTCACTTCGACTTCGGGCTATCACCTGAGCGTGGCGATTACCAACCTGAGCGGCGCGGCGTTGCCGGCGGGCACATTGAGCGTGGCCGTCAACGATTACTACACGTTCGCCTCACGCTCGGACCTGCAGCAATGGGCACAGGGCAATTCGCGGATCCAGGTGCCCAATCAGATCGGGCAGGTCAACGTCCCGACCATCGCCAAAGGCGAGAAAACCAGCGTCACCATCGATGCGAACCCCGACCAACCAAGCCTGAAGAACATGCTTTCGTGGGGGCCAAAGCCTCTGCGCATCGATTATTCCTTCGCTCGTGATTCGACGGACAGCGGCAAAACCTCAGCAAAATCGAACCGCACCTATCTCAACACCACCCACACCTTCCTGACCCGTTCCAGCGATGGTCTCAAAACCGCGAACACCCCTCCGATGGATATCACCATCGCCATGCCGCTGACCAGTGACGAATGGCAGGTCGACGGGCAAAAACTCACGCAGTTCATGACTGCGGGGGAGGGCGATACCGCCAAAATCGTCAACGCACACAAGCTTTCGCAGCCCGTCGAGCAATTGATCAGCAAACATCCCGGACTGCAGGTGATCACAGATCCGACACTGGCGCAAAGCCTTCCCGTGCCCCCGAAATCCAGCGGAATCATGCAGTCCGGCGATTTCGACATCACCGCATATTCCGCCATCAATGACGGCACCTCATACGAAAAAGCCGGAATCGCAGCCAAAGACTGGAATTCGGAAACCGCGCTGAAGCAGTATCGTGACGCCGTGGGCGACGCCAAAGCCAATATGCCGGCCTACGCTTGGCCCGGGCGCGGGCACTGGACGATCAACGCGCTGGAAACAGCCAGAGCGCAGGGATATTCCACCGTGATCGAGCCGGACGCCACGGGCATGGATGACGGCAACACCAATTCCACCATCCGCACCGGCAAATACACCGTTCACACGTCTGCGGGCGATGTCACCGTGCTCACCGCACAGAACGAGCTGAGCAGGCTCGCCCAAGGCAAACCGACAGACAAAACCGTGGACGGGGAATCAAGCCCTGCCGGCCGTCTGGCACGTTTCATGGCACAAAGCGCTTTCTACCAGATGGAAAGCCCCTATGCCACGCGCAACCTGCTGATCTGTTTCAATACCGCCACCGCGAATTCCGAGAGCAACGCGCAGGATGCAGACACCTTGATGCAGACGGTGGAGCAGGCGCCTTGGCTCAAGTTGAACAACATCGGCGATCTGAATCAGGCCAAAGCCTATCTTTCCGGGGACAAGGCGGCGACCGCGATTCCGGATTCGTCCAATATCCACGCTTCTGCACTTCATAAAATCCGTCAAGAGCTGACCGCGCTCGAAGCGGGCAAAAACGACATCGACCGCTTCAATTCATCCATTCTTGATAAGTCTTCGGCAGATTCGTCCGGTTCGGGGAATTCGCGGACAACAGGAAATTCAGGAACATCCGGCGGTGCGAATGATTCCGGAACGCCGAAAACACAAAGCGGGCAAAGCAATTCGTCAGATTCCAAATCCGATACCCAATCGGGCTCAGGTTCAGCCTCCGGCGCGAAACCGGGCTCGGCTCCAGCAACCGGGGCAAAACCGGGTTCGAAAGCGGACGGCATTTCAGCTCAATCGAGCGATTCCGAAAACACCACGCCTTCCTCGCCTTCAAACAGCAATGGCAATAATCTGCTCAGTGGTAAAACCGACAATGTCAACGGCGGCAAAACCGACACCGGCGACGCGCAATCGCTCGCACGCCAAGACGCCGACGCCACGGCGAAACGCTCGAAGAACGGCTGCGACTGGATCGCCGCCATCTCAAGCACGCAAAGCACCATCGCCTTGCATGCGCTTTCCCGCAGCGACACCGTCGCCAAACACATGGTCGCGAGCGCCCAGAACCTCGCCTCCCAACTGATGAACGGCATCAAGATCACCCCTTCGGAATCCATCACCGTCTTGAGCGAATCCGCGAAAATGCCGGTAACCGTGAGCAACAACCACCCTTACCCGGTCACGGTCAAGATTTCGTCGCTCTCCGATTCGATGGAAATCGTCACGACACGTTTCGCCACGCTTTCCATTCCCGCCCGCAGCGAGGCCCAGACCACCTTCAACGTGCGCGTCTCGACTTCCGGCACCGCCACGGCGCGTCTCACACTCACCGACCGCAGGGGAGACGAATTCTCCACTCCGCAGTCGACACGCATCACCAGCACCTTGCGCTTAAGCGACATGAGCGGCATGATTTTCATTGCAATCGCGCTGGTTCTGGGTGTACTCGGCCTGTGGCGCCAATTCAATCGCAAGAAAGATCCTGACGAATGA
- a CDS encoding NUDIX hydrolase: protein MITPADLARMMANSSGNHTQNANGRNTGRYDGGLNQPDTLLYTSQSERHIVRFIEPDGAPTPKMMPHHRAGHGPTKFATLDAQELPVAREYSAGGLIFDSHNRVALIARHSRSGHLEWCLPKGHIEKGETPEQTAVREVHEETGILGEIIDSIATIDYWFTGQAERVHKLVHHFALRQTGGFLTVEGDPDHEAEDAIWVDFDDLDNVLSYPNERKIVWLYAKKLNRQAEG, encoded by the coding sequence ATGATAACGCCCGCAGACCTGGCCCGCATGATGGCCAACTCCTCGGGCAACCATACCCAAAATGCGAACGGACGAAACACCGGCAGATACGACGGCGGACTCAACCAGCCCGACACATTGCTTTATACCTCACAATCCGAACGTCATATCGTCCGTTTCATCGAACCTGACGGCGCACCGACGCCAAAGATGATGCCGCATCACCGTGCTGGCCATGGTCCCACGAAATTCGCCACGCTCGACGCCCAAGAACTGCCGGTAGCCCGTGAATATTCAGCCGGCGGCTTGATTTTCGATTCACACAACCGCGTCGCGCTCATCGCACGCCATTCACGCAGCGGCCATCTTGAATGGTGCCTGCCGAAAGGCCATATCGAAAAAGGGGAGACCCCCGAACAGACCGCCGTGCGCGAAGTACACGAAGAGACCGGAATATTAGGCGAGATCATCGATTCCATCGCCACCATCGATTATTGGTTCACCGGCCAGGCCGAACGCGTCCACAAGCTCGTCCATCACTTCGCGCTACGGCAGACCGGCGGCTTCCTTACCGTCGAAGGCGACCCTGACCATGAGGCCGAAGACGCTATCTGGGTGGATTTCGATGACCTTGACAACGTGCTGAGCTATCCTAACGAACGTAAAATCGTGTGGCTTTATGCCAAGAAACTGAACAGGCAGGCAGAAGGTTGA
- a CDS encoding CCA tRNA nucleotidyltransferase produces the protein MEFEVWPEAIELGRMFAEQGYELSLVGGPVRDLLLHRKSHDLDFCSSARPEQFEPILKRFGHDGFWDMGRKFGTLGAMRRRKDGTEVKVEVTTYRSDKYDPDSRKPEVSYGDSLEGDLSRRDFTVNAMALRVPDLEFVDPFGGASDLAKGILRTPVDPRQSFEDDPLRMMRAVRFVAQLGFRIEPDTAEAITDMVDRISIVSAERVRDEITKLLLSQRPHEGIEALCDSGLADIVLPEIPALKLEIDEHHRHKDVFEHTLMVLDRAIALETGPDGPVPAPDLTLRLAALLHDIGKPATRRFEPHGKVSFHHHDAVGAKLVRKRMKALRFDRHLIQDVSELVNLHLRFHGYVDEPWTDSAVRRYVKDSGHLYERLNRLTRADATTQNKRKALMFSDAMDELEARVKELKQQEDFDAIRPDVNGNEIIEILGIKPGPEVGRAYKHMLDFRLDHGPADHDTAVAELKRWAAEEGLIG, from the coding sequence GTGGAGTTTGAGGTGTGGCCTGAGGCCATTGAGCTGGGGCGTATGTTCGCCGAGCAGGGCTACGAGCTTTCGCTGGTGGGCGGACCTGTGCGCGACCTGTTGCTGCACCGCAAAAGCCATGACCTCGATTTCTGCTCTTCCGCACGACCTGAGCAGTTCGAGCCGATTCTGAAGCGTTTCGGCCACGACGGTTTCTGGGACATGGGCCGCAAATTCGGCACGTTGGGCGCGATGCGGCGTCGCAAGGACGGCACCGAAGTCAAGGTCGAGGTCACCACGTACCGCTCCGACAAATACGACCCCGATTCCCGCAAACCCGAGGTCAGCTACGGCGACTCGCTCGAGGGAGATCTTTCCCGGCGCGATTTCACCGTCAATGCGATGGCCCTGCGTGTGCCTGATCTGGAATTTGTCGACCCGTTCGGCGGCGCCAGCGATCTGGCCAAAGGTATTCTGCGCACGCCGGTCGACCCGCGACAGTCCTTCGAGGACGATCCGTTGCGCATGATGCGCGCGGTGCGGTTCGTGGCCCAGCTCGGTTTCCGCATCGAGCCGGACACCGCCGAAGCCATCACCGATATGGTCGACCGCATCTCCATCGTCTCCGCCGAGCGCGTGCGTGATGAGATCACCAAGTTGCTGCTTTCGCAGCGCCCGCACGAGGGTATCGAGGCGCTGTGCGATTCTGGTTTAGCCGATATCGTATTGCCTGAAATTCCGGCGCTGAAGCTGGAAATCGACGAGCATCATCGTCATAAGGACGTTTTCGAGCATACGTTGATGGTGCTCGACCGCGCGATCGCTCTGGAAACCGGTCCCGACGGCCCGGTGCCCGCGCCTGATTTGACCTTGCGTCTGGCCGCGTTGCTGCACGACATCGGCAAGCCCGCCACGCGCCGCTTCGAACCGCACGGCAAGGTCAGCTTCCACCATCACGACGCGGTGGGCGCGAAACTGGTGCGCAAGCGGATGAAGGCGCTGCGTTTCGACAGGCATCTCATCCAGGACGTCAGCGAGCTGGTGAACCTGCATCTGCGCTTCCACGGCTACGTCGATGAACCTTGGACGGACTCCGCTGTTCGCCGGTATGTCAAGGATTCCGGCCATCTTTACGAGCGTCTGAACCGTCTGACCCGCGCCGACGCGACCACGCAGAACAAGCGCAAGGCGCTGATGTTCTCGGATGCGATGGACGAGCTGGAAGCCCGCGTCAAGGAGCTCAAACAGCAGGAGGACTTCGACGCGATTCGACCGGATGTCAACGGCAACGAAATCATCGAGATCTTGGGTATCAAGCCTGGCCCGGAGGTCGGCCGCGCCTACAAGCACATGCTTGATTTCCGCCTTGACCACGGCCCCGCTGACCACGACACCGCCGTCGCTGAACTCAAGCGTTGGGCCGCGGAAGAGGGACTAATCGGCTGA
- a CDS encoding LytR C-terminal domain-containing protein yields the protein MQQFSDERKARKEYVHHRQVRVFSTISAVLVVALVASFFVFFHTIGKSNAGVPQAQTNFGAPLVCVSNDSDKNPATYMQNGNIEVNVLNGTKSVGLAKAVGEALQNRNFNVSSVGDFGSRRMERTTIYFGMNNIAQAYTVYSNFTDAKLVLDNRQDKVVSVVIGSTFTDLADKESIPAAGTQIKNIKGCTPPNKIDAKKIPKDFRQKKQ from the coding sequence ATGCAGCAATTTAGCGACGAGCGCAAGGCACGCAAGGAATATGTGCATCATCGTCAGGTGCGCGTGTTTTCAACGATTTCAGCCGTCTTGGTCGTGGCGCTGGTGGCCTCGTTCTTCGTCTTCTTCCACACCATCGGCAAAAGCAATGCCGGGGTGCCACAGGCACAAACCAACTTCGGCGCGCCACTTGTCTGCGTTTCCAACGATTCGGACAAAAATCCCGCGACCTACATGCAAAATGGCAACATCGAGGTCAACGTCCTCAACGGCACGAAGTCGGTCGGCCTCGCCAAGGCAGTCGGCGAAGCCCTGCAAAACCGTAATTTCAACGTGTCCAGCGTCGGCGATTTTGGTTCACGGAGAATGGAACGGACCACCATTTATTTCGGAATGAACAACATTGCGCAGGCCTATACGGTCTATAGCAATTTCACCGACGCCAAACTGGTGCTGGACAACAGGCAGGACAAGGTCGTAAGCGTGGTCATCGGCTCGACATTCACCGATCTGGCGGATAAAGAATCAATACCCGCCGCCGGCACCCAAATCAAGAACATCAAGGGTTGCACGCCGCCGAACAAAATCGACGCCAAAAAGATTCCCAAGGATTTCCGTCAGAAAAAGCAGTAA
- the rsmA gene encoding 16S rRNA (adenine(1518)-N(6)/adenine(1519)-N(6))-dimethyltransferase RsmA, protein MNEQTTDGGSLTDDATGHTGHLLGAGDIRRIAAEAGISPTKKFGQNFVIDPGTVRRIVREARVTADTRVLEVGPGLGSLTLALLETGAAVTAVEIDPALAARLPETVAQFMPEAANRLTVVTADAMSLSPKTLPDFAPNATSSNNPFTLVSNLPYNVATPILLTLLERFENLDHFLVMVQKEVADRLAAKPGSKIYGTPSVKLAWYGQAERVGLVGRNVFWPAPNVDSALVSFTRYAENDDRNITSKASREKVFQLIDAAFGQRRKTLHAALKKLVPAEAFAKADIDPTRRGETLTVNEFAALATAAEQATYPEA, encoded by the coding sequence ATGAATGAGCAAACGACAGACGGAGGCAGTTTGACAGACGACGCGACGGGACATACCGGCCATCTGCTGGGAGCGGGGGATATCCGGCGCATCGCGGCCGAGGCCGGAATCAGCCCGACCAAGAAATTCGGGCAGAACTTCGTCATCGACCCGGGCACGGTGCGGCGCATTGTGCGCGAGGCCAGGGTCACCGCCGATACCCGCGTGCTCGAAGTCGGTCCGGGGCTGGGTTCACTCACCTTGGCATTGCTGGAAACCGGAGCTGCCGTCACCGCGGTGGAAATCGACCCGGCCCTGGCCGCTCGCCTGCCGGAAACCGTCGCGCAATTCATGCCCGAAGCAGCCAATCGGCTTACCGTCGTCACCGCCGACGCGATGAGCCTGAGCCCGAAGACGTTGCCGGACTTCGCGCCGAACGCTACCAGCAGCAACAACCCGTTCACCCTGGTTTCCAATTTGCCATACAATGTGGCGACGCCGATATTGCTGACGCTGCTCGAGCGGTTCGAAAATCTCGATCATTTCCTTGTCATGGTGCAGAAGGAGGTGGCCGACCGACTCGCGGCCAAGCCCGGCTCCAAGATCTACGGCACCCCGAGCGTGAAACTGGCATGGTACGGGCAGGCCGAGCGCGTCGGTCTGGTGGGGCGCAACGTCTTCTGGCCCGCGCCGAACGTCGATTCCGCATTGGTCTCGTTTACGCGCTATGCCGAAAATGACGACAGGAACATAACCTCAAAAGCCAGTCGCGAGAAGGTGTTCCAACTCATCGACGCCGCTTTCGGCCAACGCCGCAAAACACTTCACGCAGCCCTGAAAAAGCTGGTACCCGCGGAAGCGTTCGCCAAAGCCGACATCGACCCGACCAGACGCGGCGAGACCCTGACCGTCAATGAATTCGCCGCTCTGGCGACCGCAGCAGAGCAAGCCACATACCCCGAGGCATAA
- a CDS encoding G5 domain-containing protein, whose translation MARRWTPRRFVTLRRIRVAVCVGVVLLASIVFFAITARKTVALTVNGATKTVTTYSASVPRFLESQGVKAKTHDFIDSTDEKAGLKNHDVVTVRSAYQTTINIEGQEVPFWTYATSADQLLGFFKANERNATKVSVDVGNVYNQLTGGFVINKAGPVTVIADGKTSIAPNGKLTAASILDSKNITVGKDDRVSVSVENGQTILRVQRVTHGQETKDVSLPFATRTVVDSSLQPGQTEIRQAGQNGNKRQIYDVTYVDGQAESSTLESETVTQVALDQVVAVGPAATPTPAPSTGDSGSNGDSSGNSTDTGSNGNSDSNKNDGKDKDNSGKDDSGSSTPSTPTPSTPTPQPSQPSQPSQPQQPQQPSQPPQPSTPTPTPTPAPAPTPPSPSHGGLWHASPSAAQGYACAMVMQHSSWGWGEQDCQPLITMWTMESGWSWNALNRHMADGTPENAPYGIPQSYPGRKMATFGSDWKDNAGTQIDWGLNYIHNAYGSPRKAWAFWQAHHGY comes from the coding sequence ATGGCACGTCGATGGACTCCACGGCGGTTCGTCACCTTGCGCAGGATTCGCGTGGCGGTTTGCGTGGGCGTGGTGCTGCTGGCCAGCATCGTCTTCTTCGCCATCACCGCACGCAAGACGGTAGCCCTGACGGTCAACGGCGCGACCAAAACCGTGACCACCTACTCCGCATCCGTCCCCAGATTCCTTGAATCGCAAGGCGTGAAAGCCAAAACCCACGATTTCATCGACTCCACCGACGAGAAAGCGGGCCTCAAGAACCACGATGTGGTCACCGTGCGCAGCGCTTACCAGACCACCATCAACATCGAGGGCCAGGAAGTCCCCTTCTGGACGTACGCCACCAGCGCCGACCAGTTGCTCGGGTTCTTCAAGGCCAATGAGCGCAATGCCACGAAGGTGTCGGTCGACGTGGGCAACGTCTACAACCAGCTCACCGGCGGGTTCGTGATCAACAAGGCCGGCCCGGTCACCGTCATCGCCGACGGCAAGACCTCGATCGCCCCCAACGGCAAGCTTACGGCCGCTTCGATTCTCGATTCCAAGAACATCACGGTCGGCAAGGACGATCGCGTCAGCGTGAGCGTCGAGAACGGGCAGACCATCCTGCGCGTCCAACGCGTCACGCACGGCCAGGAGACGAAAGACGTCAGCTTGCCGTTCGCCACGCGCACCGTGGTTGATTCCAGCCTGCAGCCCGGCCAGACCGAAATTCGTCAGGCAGGCCAAAACGGCAACAAACGGCAGATCTACGACGTCACCTACGTCGACGGCCAGGCCGAAAGCTCCACATTGGAGTCCGAAACCGTCACGCAGGTGGCCCTCGACCAGGTTGTGGCCGTAGGGCCTGCCGCAACGCCGACTCCTGCACCGTCTACGGGCGATAGCGGTAGCAATGGCGATTCCTCCGGTAACAGCACCGATACGGGCTCGAACGGCAACAGCGATTCGAACAAGAACGACGGCAAAGACAAGGACAATTCAGGCAAAGACGACTCAGGCAGCTCGACCCCGTCAACACCCACACCTTCGACCCCAACGCCGCAACCCAGCCAGCCAAGTCAACCGTCACAACCACAGCAGCCTCAGCAGCCAAGCCAGCCGCCACAGCCCTCGACGCCTACCCCGACACCTACACCGGCGCCGGCACCCACGCCTCCGTCACCTAGCCATGGCGGCCTGTGGCACGCGAGCCCAAGCGCCGCACAGGGATATGCCTGCGCTATGGTGATGCAACACAGTAGCTGGGGTTGGGGCGAGCAGGATTGTCAGCCACTCATCACCATGTGGACCATGGAATCCGGCTGGAGTTGGAACGCACTGAACCGGCATATGGCCGACGGCACTCCAGAAAACGCGCCATACGGCATACCTCAGTCATACCCCGGCAGGAAAATGGCTACTTTCGGGTCTGATTGGAAAGACAACGCTGGCACACAAATCGATTGGGGCCTGAACTACATCCACAATGCGTACGGCAGCCCAAGGAAAGCCTGGGCCTTCTGGCAAGCTCATCATGGTTACTGA